A single Oryza brachyantha chromosome 8, ObraRS2, whole genome shotgun sequence DNA region contains:
- the LOC102715961 gene encoding vesicle-associated protein 1-2-like, with product MASPGPATAGELLRIDPLELRFPFELKKQISCSMQLSNLGDDYIAFKVKTTSPKKYSVRPNTGVVSPRSTCDVVVTMQVQREAPPDMQCKDKFLVQSIIAPSGVTVKDITGDMFTKESGNKIEEVKLRVTYVAPPQPPSPVPEESEEGSPSRTSESENGDGHAGGFTRALRERIEPQENSIEAGDLISKLKEEKNTAIQQNQKIRQELDMMRREISKKREGFSFIIVIIVALIGIFLGYMMKS from the exons ATGGCTTCCCCCGGAccagccaccgccggcgagctcctccGCATCGACCCGCTCGAGCTCCGCTTCCCCT ttgagttgaagaagcagatCTCGTGCTCGATGCAGCTATCGAATCTCGGCGACGACTACATCGCGTTCAAG GTGAAAACTACAAGCCCAAAGAAGTATTCGGTGCGTCCAAACACAGGAGTTGTCTCGCCACGGTCTACCTGTGATGTTGTTG TGACAATGCAAGTACAGCGGGAAGCCCCACCTGACATGCAGTGCAAAGATAAGTTCCTGGTTCAGAGTATTATTGCACCTTCCGGTGTAACTGTGAAGGATATCACGGGAGATATG TTTACGAAGGAGTCTGGAAATAAGATTGAAGAGGTGAAATTGCGAGTGACCTATGTTGCCCCTCCACAGCCACCATCTCCAGTTCCTGAGGAATCAGAAGAAGGTTCCCCATCAAGGACTTCTGAGTCAGAAAATGGAGACGGTCATGCTGGGGGTTTCACTAGA GCACTAAGAGAACGCATTGAGCCTCAAGAAAATTCAATAGAG GCTGGAGATTTGATTTCCAAAttgaaagaagagaagaacacTGCTATTCAACAGAATCAGAAAATTAGACAGGAACTC GATATGATGAGACGGGAGATCAGCAAGAAGCGTGAAGGGTTCTCCTTTATAATCGTCATAATTGTCGCCTTGATCGGGATCTTCTTGGGCTATATGATGAAGTCATAA